In Fodinibius saliphilus, a genomic segment contains:
- the pdeM gene encoding ligase-associated DNA damage response endonuclease PdeM: MIQNATTFNLKGNRFWLLPERAIYWQKEKILLIADLHIGKSTHFRKHGIAVPKQVNESNLHRLEHLVEKTEPDHLIILGDLFHSNLNHEWQQFIKWRKRYCQIEVSLVVGNHDILSTDKYHTGFINIFKKMKIGAFLFVHDKDPHTPSDKTEAYLLSGHVHPAAKLNGKGRQAMTFPCFYFGQRYGILPAFGAFTGTHTVTPQKNDSVFIIVEGQVIPAY; encoded by the coding sequence ATGATTCAAAACGCTACGACATTCAACCTTAAAGGTAATCGTTTTTGGCTGCTGCCAGAACGGGCCATTTATTGGCAAAAAGAGAAAATCCTTCTCATTGCCGACCTACATATAGGCAAATCAACCCATTTCCGAAAACATGGTATCGCTGTACCAAAGCAGGTGAACGAATCTAACCTTCATCGCTTAGAACATCTGGTTGAAAAAACAGAACCCGACCATCTGATAATATTGGGAGATCTTTTCCACAGTAACCTCAATCATGAGTGGCAGCAATTTATAAAGTGGCGTAAGAGATACTGTCAGATTGAAGTAAGCCTTGTTGTTGGTAATCATGATATTCTAAGTACAGATAAGTACCATACTGGTTTTATCAACATTTTTAAAAAAATGAAGATAGGAGCCTTTTTGTTTGTTCATGATAAAGACCCTCACACTCCTTCTGACAAAACTGAAGCTTATTTACTGAGTGGCCATGTACATCCTGCAGCAAAATTAAATGGAAAAGGGCGTCAGGCCATGACGTTTCCCTGCTTTTATTTTGGACAAAGATATGGAATATTGCCAGCCTTCGGTGCATTTACCGGAACCCATACAGTTACTCCCCAAAAAAATGATAGCGTTTTTATTATCGTGGAAGGACAAGTTATACCAGCATATTAA
- the rsmA gene encoding 16S rRNA (adenine(1518)-N(6)/adenine(1519)-N(6))-dimethyltransferase RsmA: MSIKPKKSLGQHFLTDDNIIAKIADAIPAREGDRVVEIGPGTGALTESLVDQYKDIIAVELDQRAIEILEQKFDDLEIRHENVLDIDWEELSIGKEKTHVVGNLPYYITSQILFSLLEHREVLSTALLMMQKEVAERIVADIRTKDYGILSVQTQLMATPEILFPVSRHCFSPQPNVESAVMKLTFDKGAMECSDKNLKTVVRTAFNQRRKKLSNALKPIISKEKLPDGFDFDKRAEAWEPPLYEKLTAQFVEDGILT; encoded by the coding sequence ATGAGTATAAAGCCAAAAAAGAGTTTAGGGCAACACTTTCTTACCGATGACAATATTATTGCAAAAATTGCGGATGCCATACCTGCGCGGGAAGGCGATCGAGTGGTTGAGATTGGTCCGGGAACGGGAGCACTTACCGAATCGCTGGTCGATCAATATAAAGATATAATAGCTGTTGAGTTAGACCAGCGTGCTATTGAAATACTAGAGCAAAAGTTTGATGATCTTGAGATTCGTCATGAAAATGTGCTTGACATAGATTGGGAGGAACTTTCTATAGGTAAAGAGAAAACCCATGTAGTCGGGAATTTACCCTATTACATAACCAGCCAGATCTTATTTTCTCTGCTTGAGCACAGAGAAGTACTTTCTACAGCATTACTTATGATGCAGAAAGAGGTGGCGGAACGGATTGTTGCAGATATCCGAACCAAAGATTACGGTATTTTAAGTGTACAAACGCAGTTGATGGCAACGCCCGAGATCCTGTTTCCGGTATCGCGCCACTGTTTCAGTCCCCAACCCAATGTGGAAAGTGCAGTTATGAAGCTGACTTTTGATAAAGGAGCCATGGAGTGTTCTGACAAGAATTTGAAAACGGTCGTCCGAACTGCTTTTAATCAACGTCGTAAAAAGTTAAGTAATGCACTAAAGCCTATCATTAGTAAAGAGAAACTGCCCGATGGTTTTGATTTTGATAAACGAGCAGAAGCTTGGGAGCCACCATTGTATGAAAAGTTGACAGCACAATTTGTAGAAGATGGCATTTTGACCTGA
- the acs gene encoding acetate--CoA ligase: protein MWLNIESFEEYKKVYNESVNKPEKFWEHEAGTFYWRESWDETFSGDFESGDVKWFEGGKLNITENCLDRHLNTIGNKTAFIFEPNHPDSFRRTITYRQLHEDVCRFANVLESKGIEKGDRVAIYMAMTPELMIAALACARIGAVHSIVFAGFSAQSLAERIQDCDAKMLITNDGLRRGEKHVPLKDISDEALEDCPTVDKVIVCQRTNRDINWVEGRDEWWHLLIRNASKEHEAVEMDAEDPLFILYTSGSTGKPKGQVHTCGGYMVYTSYTFRNVFQVEEEDVYWCTADAGWITGHSYILYGPLLNGASGIIFEGTPTYPDPGRLWEVCEKYNVTHFYTSPTAIRALMKEDIDYVNKYDLSSLKVLGTVGEPINEEAWHWYHDNIGNGQCPIVDTWWQTETGGIMISPLAGVTPTKPGFATLPLPGIQPALMDENGKEIEGNGVQGNLVIKYPWPGMTRGIWGNQERYMETYFEDYPGYYFTGDGCRRDEDGYYRITGRVDDVLNVSGHRLGTAEIENAIDEHPKVVEAAIVGYPHDVKGEAVFAFMTCDEEISDPASFKEEINKLVSKVISPIAKPEKIQIVEGLPKTRSGKIMRRILRKVAAGETDDMGDTSTLLDPSVVDGIKEGTAY from the coding sequence ATGTGGTTAAATATTGAATCATTTGAAGAGTATAAAAAAGTCTATAATGAAAGTGTTAATAAACCCGAAAAGTTTTGGGAGCATGAGGCCGGTACATTCTATTGGCGAGAAAGTTGGGATGAAACTTTCAGTGGGGATTTTGAAAGTGGTGATGTAAAATGGTTTGAAGGAGGAAAGTTAAACATTACAGAAAACTGCCTCGATCGACACCTCAACACTATTGGCAATAAAACAGCATTTATTTTTGAGCCCAATCATCCCGACTCATTTCGGCGCACAATTACCTATCGGCAACTTCACGAGGATGTATGTCGTTTTGCCAATGTTCTGGAATCAAAAGGGATTGAGAAGGGCGATCGTGTAGCAATTTATATGGCAATGACGCCAGAGCTAATGATTGCAGCATTGGCATGCGCCCGAATTGGAGCGGTTCACTCTATTGTATTTGCAGGTTTTTCGGCACAGTCACTGGCAGAACGTATCCAGGATTGTGATGCCAAGATGTTGATTACCAATGATGGTCTTCGACGTGGAGAAAAGCATGTTCCCCTGAAAGATATTTCTGATGAAGCGCTTGAAGACTGTCCTACAGTTGATAAGGTTATTGTATGTCAGCGAACCAATCGTGATATCAATTGGGTTGAAGGACGGGATGAATGGTGGCACTTGTTAATTCGTAACGCATCCAAAGAACATGAAGCGGTGGAGATGGATGCGGAGGATCCACTTTTTATACTCTATACCTCTGGTTCTACTGGCAAGCCCAAAGGGCAGGTTCATACCTGTGGAGGATATATGGTTTATACCAGCTATACCTTCCGGAATGTATTCCAGGTTGAGGAGGAAGATGTTTATTGGTGTACCGCTGATGCCGGATGGATAACCGGTCACTCGTATATTCTGTATGGGCCACTGCTAAATGGCGCATCCGGTATTATCTTTGAGGGAACACCAACGTATCCTGATCCGGGCCGTCTGTGGGAAGTTTGTGAGAAATACAATGTAACTCATTTCTATACATCACCGACAGCTATCCGGGCATTGATGAAAGAAGATATTGACTATGTTAATAAATATGATTTGAGTTCACTAAAGGTTCTCGGTACAGTGGGCGAGCCTATCAACGAGGAAGCTTGGCATTGGTACCACGACAACATTGGGAACGGGCAATGTCCTATTGTTGATACTTGGTGGCAAACCGAAACAGGGGGGATCATGATTTCACCCTTGGCCGGTGTAACTCCTACGAAACCCGGATTTGCTACATTGCCACTGCCAGGAATACAGCCGGCGTTAATGGATGAAAACGGAAAAGAGATTGAAGGAAATGGTGTGCAGGGGAACTTGGTAATCAAGTACCCTTGGCCCGGTATGACACGTGGGATATGGGGCAATCAGGAACGGTATATGGAAACATATTTTGAAGACTATCCGGGATACTATTTTACAGGTGACGGATGCCGTCGCGATGAGGATGGTTATTATCGAATTACCGGTAGGGTGGATGATGTGTTGAATGTCTCGGGCCACCGACTGGGCACAGCAGAAATTGAAAATGCAATTGATGAACATCCAAAAGTGGTAGAGGCCGCTATTGTTGGCTACCCGCATGATGTAAAAGGGGAAGCAGTTTTTGCCTTTATGACATGCGATGAAGAGATTAGTGATCCGGCGTCTTTTAAAGAAGAGATAAATAAGCTGGTCTCAAAAGTAATTAGTCCTATTGCCAAGCCAGAGAAAATTCAGATCGTGGAAGGACTCCCGAAAACACGGTCTGGTAAGATAATGCGGCGTATTTTACGCAAGGTAGCAGCTGGTGAAACGGATGATATGGGAGATACCTCTACCTTACTTGATCCTTCGGTAGTTGATGGGATAAAAGAGGGAACGGCCTATTAA
- the groES gene encoding co-chaperone GroES — protein sequence MAKSKIKPLSDRVLVQPEPADEKTESGIIIPDSAKEKPQEGTVVAAGPGKVENGTKIDMSVAEGDKVLYGKYSGTEVTLEGEEYLIMRETDILGIVS from the coding sequence ATGGCTAAATCTAAAATCAAACCGTTAAGCGATCGCGTTTTGGTTCAGCCAGAACCTGCGGACGAGAAAACAGAATCCGGCATTATTATTCCTGATTCGGCTAAAGAAAAGCCTCAGGAAGGAACTGTTGTTGCTGCAGGGCCCGGCAAAGTGGAAAACGGAACTAAGATTGATATGTCAGTTGCTGAAGGAGATAAAGTACTCTACGGAAAGTATTCAGGCACTGAAGTTACGCTTGAAGGTGAAGAGTACCTGATCATGCGTGAAACTGACATTCTTGGAATCGTTTCCTAA
- a CDS encoding RNA polymerase sigma factor, translating to MNNSRVDYSELVHALQENKQGKANELLEELLYRLKDYLQVVLNATEREAEECTQQAFLDVFEQIKKDNIREEKYIFSYMIRACRHEYFRHSKEQHRFNNPMEDHQEHLVDPAEQFTNLMDKDRQEILEACLDELRESSRKFIEYFIDEPDTTTKEASAHFDISGANVRTKKSRILNRLHHCFKRKWRQ from the coding sequence TTGAATAACTCCAGAGTTGATTATTCAGAGCTAGTTCATGCTCTCCAAGAAAATAAACAGGGCAAAGCCAATGAATTGCTCGAGGAGCTGCTATATCGCCTTAAGGACTATCTGCAGGTTGTTCTCAATGCCACTGAGCGCGAAGCTGAAGAGTGTACCCAACAAGCTTTTCTGGACGTTTTTGAGCAGATCAAAAAAGACAATATCCGGGAAGAAAAGTATATTTTCAGTTATATGATTCGCGCTTGCCGGCATGAATACTTCCGCCATTCCAAAGAGCAGCACCGTTTTAATAACCCAATGGAGGATCATCAAGAGCATCTGGTTGATCCCGCAGAACAGTTCACAAACTTGATGGATAAGGATCGGCAAGAAATTTTAGAGGCTTGTTTGGATGAGTTGCGGGAGAGCTCACGTAAGTTTATCGAATATTTTATTGATGAACCGGATACAACAACAAAAGAGGCAAGTGCCCATTTTGATATATCCGGAGCGAATGTGAGAACAAAGAAGTCTCGAATATTGAATCGTCTACATCATTGTTTTAAGAGGAAATGGCGACAATAG
- a CDS encoding alanine dehydrogenase yields MDINPLDTEKIGIQTLEKQLMKSESEISLKIGLPREVSNDERRMCLTPGGTSVLTSNGHEVYVEQDAGAEAHFTDQEYADAGAEIAFSIDEVYKKSELIVKVAPPSESELELLEQDHILLSALHLGNTTEEFIDTLINKNISAIGFEFIKGDDKEFPIVRMMHEITGSMSVQIGAHYLEKADGGQGIMLGGISGIPPATVVILGAGITAEYAARTALGYGAQVFVMDNDLARLRHLENALDRRIITATANYQYLSSALQYADVVIGAAMFEGKRSPCLVTEPMVTSMKPGSVIVDTVIDQGGCIATSKATTHSKPTFIKHDIIHYCVPNIPSNVARTATYALNNVIVPYLLAIGDAGGIRECLWTNTALRNGTYVYKKHLTKKSLSKIFDMPYREIEMLIASQI; encoded by the coding sequence ATGGATATTAACCCACTTGATACGGAAAAAATTGGTATTCAGACGCTTGAAAAACAGCTTATGAAATCCGAATCAGAAATCTCCTTAAAGATAGGGTTACCAAGGGAGGTCTCCAATGATGAACGACGAATGTGTCTAACTCCAGGAGGCACATCGGTATTAACATCAAACGGACACGAAGTTTATGTAGAACAAGATGCCGGAGCTGAAGCTCACTTTACAGATCAGGAATATGCCGATGCCGGAGCTGAAATAGCCTTTAGCATCGATGAGGTGTATAAAAAGTCGGAATTGATCGTTAAAGTAGCTCCCCCTTCAGAATCAGAACTTGAACTACTGGAGCAAGACCATATCCTGCTTTCAGCCCTGCACTTGGGCAACACTACAGAAGAGTTTATTGATACCCTTATCAATAAAAACATATCGGCTATTGGCTTTGAATTTATCAAAGGCGACGACAAAGAGTTTCCCATTGTGCGCATGATGCATGAAATTACCGGTTCAATGTCAGTGCAAATTGGAGCCCACTACCTCGAAAAGGCCGACGGAGGACAAGGAATCATGCTGGGAGGTATTTCAGGAATCCCCCCTGCGACTGTCGTTATCCTTGGGGCCGGTATTACTGCAGAATATGCTGCACGAACAGCCTTGGGTTACGGTGCCCAAGTTTTTGTGATGGATAATGACTTAGCCCGGCTCCGCCATCTTGAGAATGCCCTTGATCGACGAATCATCACAGCCACTGCTAATTACCAGTACTTATCTTCAGCCCTTCAATATGCCGATGTGGTAATTGGTGCTGCCATGTTTGAAGGAAAGCGATCCCCCTGCCTAGTAACAGAACCGATGGTCACCAGCATGAAGCCTGGCAGCGTTATAGTCGACACGGTTATTGACCAAGGCGGCTGTATTGCAACGAGCAAGGCAACAACTCATTCTAAGCCCACCTTTATAAAACACGATATCATTCACTATTGTGTACCTAATATCCCTTCGAATGTAGCTCGTACAGCCACCTACGCTCTTAATAACGTCATTGTACCTTACCTTCTCGCTATTGGCGATGCTGGTGGAATACGAGAATGTCTCTGGACAAATACAGCCCTCCGAAACGGCACATATGTTTATAAAAAGCATTTGACAAAAAAATCTTTGTCAAAAATATTTGATATGCCATATCGGGAAATCGAGATGCTTATTGCCAGTCAAATCTAG
- a CDS encoding ligase-associated DNA damage response DEXH box helicase, with protein sequence MQPTKQIGLELIEEWFEQQQWQPFEYQREVWDAYLSGKNGLLNAPTGTGKTYALWMPVLINWINRHPKTYKELTDNGLQLLWITPLRALARDLEQALQKVVDDLDIPWQIARRTGDVSSYKKKKMKEQMPEVLITTPESLHILMAQKGYRDYFSDLNAVIVDEWHELIGTKRGTQTELGLSRLKHLQPNINIWGISATIGNLQEAKQVLLGNNYKSNEAVTIKANIEKSLSIQSVLPDDVEKFPWSGHLGTKLLPKVLPIIEESRSTLIFTNTRSQSEVWFQQLLDAKPELAGTIALHHGSLSKKIRRWVEQTLHEGKLKAVVCTSSLDLGVDFTPVETVIQVGSPKGVARFMQRAGRSGHQPGSTSRIYFVPTNALELIEAAALKTAATQEVAVENRIPVLKPYDVLIQYVITLAVSNGFKPDQLYEEVRSTFAYQTLSRKEWNWIMNFITTGGQSLQAYDEYSKVIEEGGLYKVTDHKIKRRHRMSIGTIASDTMMSVKYLNGGHLGSIEEWFIASLKKGDKFWFAGRSLELVRTKQMTAYVRRSNTSKAKVPSWMGGRMSLSSNMSALLRHKLHEAIEETSNDIELKTIQPILNVQENWSTLPDQDELLIEQTTSNEGHHLFFYPFEGRYVHEGMSALIAYRISQLKPITFSIAMNDYGFELLSDKEIPLKKALANDLFSDNNLVEDIFSSLNDTELAKRRFRGICHIAGLIFKGFPGQRKASRHLQSSSSLFFDVFDQYEPDNLLLQQAYDEVLSYQLDEVRLRKVLKRIQSQQITLKETERFTPFAFPIMVDRLRERLSSESLTNRVQRMQLKLEKQT encoded by the coding sequence TTGCAACCAACGAAACAGATAGGCCTGGAACTAATTGAAGAATGGTTTGAACAACAACAATGGCAACCCTTTGAATACCAACGAGAGGTATGGGATGCATATCTTTCAGGCAAAAACGGCCTCCTTAATGCTCCTACCGGAACTGGAAAAACCTATGCATTGTGGATGCCCGTGCTTATCAACTGGATTAATAGACATCCCAAAACCTATAAAGAATTAACAGATAATGGCCTCCAACTATTATGGATTACCCCGCTTAGGGCCTTAGCACGTGATCTTGAGCAAGCCCTTCAGAAGGTAGTTGATGATCTGGATATTCCTTGGCAAATCGCTCGGCGTACCGGTGATGTCTCCTCCTACAAAAAGAAGAAAATGAAAGAGCAGATGCCGGAAGTACTAATCACAACACCGGAAAGCCTGCATATTTTGATGGCCCAAAAAGGATATCGAGACTATTTTTCGGATCTTAATGCTGTTATTGTGGATGAGTGGCATGAATTGATCGGCACTAAACGGGGAACACAAACCGAACTGGGACTATCCCGACTCAAACACTTGCAACCCAACATAAATATTTGGGGAATTTCAGCAACAATTGGAAATTTACAGGAAGCCAAACAGGTTCTGCTGGGAAACAATTATAAATCGAATGAAGCAGTCACCATTAAAGCTAATATTGAGAAGTCCCTAAGTATTCAGTCGGTATTGCCCGATGATGTAGAAAAATTTCCTTGGTCAGGTCACCTGGGCACTAAACTATTGCCAAAAGTATTACCGATTATCGAAGAAAGTCGATCTACACTTATTTTTACCAATACGCGATCACAATCCGAGGTTTGGTTCCAACAATTGCTTGATGCCAAACCGGAGCTTGCAGGCACTATTGCCCTGCATCATGGTTCGTTAAGCAAAAAAATTCGGCGATGGGTAGAACAAACCCTTCACGAAGGTAAACTTAAAGCTGTAGTTTGCACCTCAAGCCTCGATTTAGGAGTCGACTTCACACCCGTTGAAACCGTAATACAGGTAGGGAGCCCTAAGGGAGTAGCCCGCTTTATGCAACGTGCAGGTAGAAGCGGACATCAACCGGGTTCCACGAGCCGTATCTATTTTGTGCCTACCAATGCCTTGGAACTGATAGAAGCAGCTGCACTAAAAACAGCAGCTACCCAAGAAGTTGCTGTGGAGAACCGAATACCTGTCTTAAAACCTTATGATGTACTGATTCAGTATGTCATCACCCTAGCCGTTTCCAACGGCTTTAAACCGGACCAACTCTATGAGGAAGTTAGATCGACTTTTGCCTACCAAACACTGAGCCGGAAAGAATGGAACTGGATCATGAATTTTATAACAACCGGTGGGCAATCACTACAAGCTTATGACGAATATTCTAAAGTAATAGAAGAAGGTGGCCTCTATAAGGTTACCGATCACAAAATAAAACGACGTCATCGAATGTCGATTGGTACTATTGCCAGTGACACCATGATGAGTGTCAAATACCTTAATGGTGGACACTTAGGGAGTATTGAAGAGTGGTTCATTGCTTCATTAAAGAAGGGGGATAAATTTTGGTTTGCCGGACGTAGTCTCGAACTGGTTCGCACAAAACAAATGACCGCTTATGTACGTCGTTCTAATACATCAAAAGCAAAAGTTCCCAGCTGGATGGGCGGCCGGATGTCTCTCTCCTCAAACATGTCTGCATTACTTCGCCATAAACTGCACGAGGCTATCGAGGAGACTTCAAATGACATTGAACTTAAGACGATTCAACCTATATTAAATGTGCAAGAGAACTGGTCTACCCTACCCGACCAAGATGAACTACTCATTGAACAGACAACTTCAAACGAAGGCCATCACCTATTTTTTTATCCTTTTGAGGGACGGTATGTTCATGAAGGCATGTCAGCACTGATAGCCTATCGCATATCACAGCTCAAACCTATTACCTTTTCTATTGCCATGAATGATTATGGCTTTGAGCTCTTGTCAGATAAGGAGATTCCATTAAAAAAAGCTTTGGCAAACGATCTGTTTTCTGATAACAATTTAGTTGAAGATATCTTTTCCAGCCTGAATGATACTGAACTCGCCAAGCGACGCTTTCGTGGAATCTGTCACATTGCCGGCCTTATTTTTAAGGGTTTTCCCGGACAACGCAAAGCCAGCCGTCACCTACAATCCTCCTCAAGCTTATTTTTTGATGTTTTTGACCAATATGAACCGGATAATCTGCTACTTCAACAAGCCTACGATGAGGTGCTTTCATACCAACTGGATGAAGTGAGACTTCGAAAAGTCCTCAAGCGCATACAATCTCAACAAATAACTCTCAAAGAAACAGAACGTTTTACGCCTTTTGCCTTTCCTATCATGGTAGATCGTCTGCGCGAACGCCTTAGCTCAGAGAGTTTGACCAATCGCGTGCAGCGCATGCAACTAAAGCTCGAAAAACAAACCTAG
- the groL gene encoding chaperonin GroEL (60 kDa chaperone family; promotes refolding of misfolded polypeptides especially under stressful conditions; forms two stacked rings of heptamers to form a barrel-shaped 14mer; ends can be capped by GroES; misfolded proteins enter the barrel where they are refolded when GroES binds) — protein sequence MSAKLVHYDMEARDALKQGVDKLANAVKVTLGPRGRNVVIEKSFGAPTVTKDGVTVAKEIELSNKRENMGAQMVKEVASKTSDNAGDGTTTATVLAQSIIQTGLKNVTAGANPMELKRGIDTAVKAIVAELRQMSNPVGDSLDSIKQIGTISANGDDEIGQNIADAMEKVGQDGVITVEEAKGTETYLETVEGMQFDRGYLSPYFVTDSENMVAEMEEPYILIFDSKISNMKDLLPILEKVIQTGKPLLIIAEDIEGEALATLVVNKLRGSLKIAAVKAPGFGDRRKQMLEDIAILTNGTVISEERGYKLENATLDFLGTADRVNITKDDTTLVGGQGEDDDITARVNQIKGQIESSTSDYDREKLQERLAKLSGGVAVLNIGAASEVEMKEKKARVEDALHATRAAVEEGIVAGGGVALLRAQSALNDLEGENPDQEVGFDIVRRALEAPLRTIANNAGAEGSIVVQKVLEGEGSFGYNARTEEYEDLVEAGVIDPTKVTRTALENAASVAGLMLTTEALISDKPSEGGDDDDGGPAGGGMPGGMGGGMPGGMGGMGGMM from the coding sequence ATGTCTGCAAAACTAGTTCATTATGATATGGAAGCGCGCGATGCTCTCAAGCAAGGCGTTGACAAGCTTGCAAATGCTGTCAAGGTCACTTTGGGACCGCGTGGACGAAACGTAGTAATTGAAAAATCATTTGGAGCACCAACAGTTACTAAAGATGGTGTTACAGTAGCAAAAGAGATCGAGCTGTCCAACAAGCGCGAAAACATGGGCGCTCAGATGGTGAAAGAAGTTGCGTCTAAAACTAGCGACAATGCTGGTGACGGAACTACAACAGCTACTGTTCTTGCTCAGTCTATTATTCAAACCGGTCTTAAGAATGTTACTGCCGGAGCGAATCCAATGGAACTGAAGCGAGGCATTGATACCGCTGTTAAAGCCATTGTTGCAGAGCTGCGTCAAATGAGTAACCCGGTTGGTGACAGCTTGGATAGCATCAAGCAAATTGGTACTATCTCTGCTAATGGAGATGACGAAATTGGCCAAAATATTGCTGATGCAATGGAAAAAGTTGGTCAAGATGGTGTTATCACTGTTGAAGAAGCGAAAGGTACCGAAACATACCTCGAAACCGTTGAAGGTATGCAGTTCGACCGTGGATATCTCTCTCCTTACTTTGTGACCGATTCTGAGAATATGGTCGCTGAAATGGAAGAGCCATATATCCTGATCTTCGACAGCAAGATCTCTAACATGAAAGATCTGCTACCAATTCTTGAGAAAGTTATTCAAACCGGTAAGCCGCTGCTTATCATCGCTGAAGATATTGAAGGCGAAGCACTGGCTACATTGGTTGTAAACAAGCTGCGCGGGTCGCTGAAGATTGCTGCTGTTAAGGCACCTGGATTCGGTGATCGTCGTAAGCAGATGTTGGAAGACATTGCTATTCTCACTAACGGTACTGTTATCTCAGAAGAGCGTGGATACAAGCTCGAAAATGCTACGCTTGATTTCTTAGGTACTGCTGATCGTGTGAATATCACTAAGGATGATACTACACTTGTTGGTGGACAGGGTGAAGATGATGACATCACTGCCCGTGTAAACCAGATCAAAGGTCAAATCGAATCTTCTACTTCTGACTATGACCGCGAGAAGCTGCAAGAGCGTCTTGCTAAGCTAAGCGGTGGTGTTGCAGTATTGAACATCGGAGCTGCTTCTGAAGTTGAAATGAAAGAGAAGAAAGCTCGTGTTGAAGATGCACTCCACGCTACCCGTGCCGCTGTTGAAGAAGGCATCGTAGCTGGTGGTGGTGTTGCATTACTGCGCGCTCAATCTGCTCTTAATGATCTTGAAGGTGAAAACCCTGATCAAGAAGTTGGATTCGATATTGTGCGCCGTGCACTCGAAGCTCCTCTTCGAACTATTGCTAACAACGCTGGTGCCGAAGGCTCTATCGTTGTACAGAAAGTTCTTGAAGGCGAAGGTTCCTTCGGATACAATGCTCGTACCGAAGAGTATGAAGATCTCGTTGAAGCAGGCGTAATCGATCCTACGAAAGTAACTCGAACCGCTCTTGAAAACGCTGCATCTGTTGCCGGCTTAATGCTGACAACGGAAGCACTCATCTCTGACAAGCCTTCTGAAGGTGGAGACGATGATGATGGCGGACCAGCCGGCGGCGGTATGCCCGGCGGTATGGGAGGCGGTATGCCCGGTGGAATGGGCGGCATGGGCGGCATGATGTAA